Sequence from the Mycobacteriales bacterium genome:
GCGAGGCAGGCACGGGTCGGGTTGTCCTGCATGCCGAACGCCGGCCTGCCGGAGCTGACCTCGACCGGCGCCCGCTACCCGCTCACCCCGGCCCAGCTGGCAGATGCGCACGACGGCTTCACCCGCGAGTTCGGGATGTCGCTCGTGGGCGGCTGCTGCGGGACGACGCCCGAGCACATCCGGCAGGTGGTCGACCGCGTGGGTGGCCGTGAGGTCACGGCGCGACGGCCGCGCACCGAGCGCGGTGCGGCGAGCCTCTACCAAGCGGTGCCCTTCCGGCAGGACACGACGTACCTCACGATCGGCGAACGCACGAACACCAATGGCTCCAAGGCTTTTCGCGAGGCGATGCTGGCTGGAGAATGGGAGAGCTGCGTCGAGATCGCGCGCGAGCAGACCCGGGACGGGGCGCACCTGCTGGACGTCTGCATCGACTACGTCGGTCGCGACGGCGCCCAGGACATGCGAGAGGTCGCGTTCCGGTTTGCCACCGCCTCCACGCTGCCGCTGATGCTGGACTCGACCGAACCCGCCGTTCTGGAAGCCGGTCTCGAGTGCCTCGGCGGTCGCAGCGTCGTCAACTCGGTCAACTACGAGGACGGCGACGGCCCCGACTCACGGATCGCGCGGGTCATGCCGATCGTTCGCGAGCATGGCGCGGCCGTCGTAGCGCTCACGATCGACGAAACCGGCCAGGCACGGACGACGGACTGGAAGCTGAGGGTCGCCACCCGGCTGATCGATGACCTGACGGCGAACTGGGGTCTCGCGATCGGCGACATCTTGGTCGACTGCCTGACCCTCCCGATCGCGACCGGGCAGGAGGAGACCCGCCGGGACGGCATCGAGACGATCAACGCGATCCGTGAGCTGAAACGGCGCTACCCGGATGTGCAGACGACGCTCGGCGTATCGAACGTGTCGTTCGGTCTCAACCCCGCCGCCCGCCAGGTGCTGAACTCCGTGTTCCTGCACGAGTGCACGAAGGCGGGGTTGGACTCGGCGATCGTGCATGCTTCGAAGATTCTCCCAGTGGCCCGGATTCCGGACGAGCAGCGCGAGGTCGCGCTCGACCTCGTGTATGACCGGCGGCGGCCGGCGAGCGAGCAGACTCCCGCGTATGACCCGCTGACCCGTTTCCTCGAGCTGTTCGAGGGAGTCGATGCGGCGAGCGCGCGGCAGTCGCGGGCCGACGAGCTGGCGGCGCTGCCGCTTCGGGAGCGGCTGTCCCGCCGGATCATCGACGGCGAGCGCAACGGCCTCGAGGCCGACCTCGACGCCGCCATGGCCGGTGGCACGGCCCCGCTCGACATCATCAACGACTACCTGCTCGAAGGCATGCGGGTCGTCGGCGAGCTGTTCGGCTCGGGCCAGATGCAGCTGCCGTTCGTGTTGCAGTCCGCCGAGGTCATGAAGGCCGCGGTCGGATACCTCGAGCCGCACATGGACAAGAGCGACGAGGCCGGCAAGGGCACGATCGTGCTCGCGACGGTGCGCGGTGACGTCCACGACATCGGTAAGAACCTCGTCGACATCATCTTGAGCAACAACGGCTATAACGTCGTGAACCTCGGCATCAAACAGCCCATCTCGGCGATCCTCGATGCCGCACGCGAGCATCGTGCCGACGCGATCGGCATGAGTGGTCTGCTGGTGAAGAGCACCGTGGTCATGAAGGAGAACCTCGAGGAGATGAACTCTCGCGGCGTCGGCGCGCGCTGGCCGGTGCTGCTCGGTGGCGCCGCACTCACGCGTGCCTATGTCGAGGTCGATCTCGCGCAGATGTACGTCGGAGAGGTGCGCTACGCCAGGGATGCGTTCGAGGGCCTGCGCCTGATGGATGCGGTGATGGCGGTCAAGCGGGGCGATCCCGGGGCAACGCTGCCCGAGCCGCGCGCCCGTCGGGTTGCGGCGCGGCCGAGCGCGAGCACATCGACGGCGCCCGTGCTGCCGGCTCGATCCGACGTTGCGCTCGACAATGCGGTGCCGACTCCGCCGTTCTGGGGCAGCCGCGTGGTCAAGGGCATCCCGCTCGCGGACTACGCGGCCCTGCTCGATGAGCGCGCCACCTTCCTCGGGCAGTGGGGGTTGAAGCCGACGCG
This genomic interval carries:
- the metH gene encoding methionine synthase; translation: IADRIGPLAEAGARLAREVADGWSTADHPRWVIGSVGPGTKLPTLGHVTYAALRDAYQEQVDGMVRGGVDAVLVETCQDLLQAKAAVNGARRAFRTNGQKLPLFVQVTVETTGTMLLGSEIGAALTALEPLEVDLIGLNCATGPAEMSEHLRYLARQARVGLSCMPNAGLPELTSTGARYPLTPAQLADAHDGFTREFGMSLVGGCCGTTPEHIRQVVDRVGGREVTARRPRTERGAASLYQAVPFRQDTTYLTIGERTNTNGSKAFREAMLAGEWESCVEIAREQTRDGAHLLDVCIDYVGRDGAQDMREVAFRFATASTLPLMLDSTEPAVLEAGLECLGGRSVVNSVNYEDGDGPDSRIARVMPIVREHGAAVVALTIDETGQARTTDWKLRVATRLIDDLTANWGLAIGDILVDCLTLPIATGQEETRRDGIETINAIRELKRRYPDVQTTLGVSNVSFGLNPAARQVLNSVFLHECTKAGLDSAIVHASKILPVARIPDEQREVALDLVYDRRRPASEQTPAYDPLTRFLELFEGVDAASARQSRADELAALPLRERLSRRIIDGERNGLEADLDAAMAGGTAPLDIINDYLLEGMRVVGELFGSGQMQLPFVLQSAEVMKAAVGYLEPHMDKSDEAGKGTIVLATVRGDVHDIGKNLVDIILSNNGYNVVNLGIKQPISAILDAAREHRADAIGMSGLLVKSTVVMKENLEEMNSRGVGARWPVLLGGAALTRAYVEVDLAQMYVGEVRYARDAFEGLRLMDAVMAVKRGDPGATLPEPRARRVAARPSASTSTAPVLPARSDVALDNAVPTPPFWGSRVVKGIPLADYAALLDERATFLGQWGLKPTRGDGPSYDELVETDGRPRLRAWLERMQAEQWLESGVVYGYFPCVSKGDDLIVLREDGSERTRFTFPRQRRDRFLCLADFFRPEETGDIDVVAFQLVTVGARISEVTAELFAADAYRDYLELHGLSVQLTEALAEYWHARIRDELGFAEETSPEVSEVLAHQAYRGSRYSFGYPACPNLEDRAKVVELLEPERIGVSLSEEFQLVPEQATDAIVVHHPEAKYFNAR